A genomic segment from Streptosporangium roseum DSM 43021 encodes:
- a CDS encoding trypsin-like serine peptidase — protein MNTRAKRLVLPLGGALVATTMIGAPLASAAQAAPAPDVKSSSLTSSGNAKAIAGYWTSSKLKSAKSYISDSTVSAKLTKTGAAKAAADGKPGTIAPTGEGGKSAGKSKNLNLPITVGKVFFVDGKGQERWCSGTSVQSKYRNLVATAGHCVYDTDTNKPFDNFVFIPGYYQGKAPWGIYVGAKVNTHDDFTVFEDYDYDYAFVNVYDGVKQQAEKEVDYKTYKAHIDKGGVGREDAKTVDFETYDRWTQKGGLGKVENVSSEDEVGPQFKGALAVASEIDKWAWEKVDGDVYGLKDDKVTLKGKTLDQEAWPKSGSKLESRVEPVTKSEYDAYKGSGYKKIDAKGNYTITHYYVVKYIKKTASVKYVIFRHYITTVASAGRLGDNVGGQGFTWNQKLGKKVFTFGYPTAAHPDGNKPYSGHTMKWCYGTTSAAPVVPAYKAEEHQAIKCAFTPGASGGPFLLQYKSSKRTGYLNGVVSLTVDSDKNNRYDRVTTPYFNGETYGIYKHAANLWTGKLPG, from the coding sequence TTGAACACCCGAGCCAAGCGCCTGGTCCTCCCCCTCGGTGGTGCCCTCGTGGCCACCACCATGATCGGCGCCCCCCTCGCAAGCGCTGCCCAGGCCGCGCCCGCGCCCGACGTCAAGTCGTCGTCGCTCACCTCGTCCGGCAACGCGAAGGCCATCGCGGGCTACTGGACCTCCTCCAAGCTCAAGTCGGCGAAGAGCTACATCTCCGACTCCACCGTCTCCGCCAAGCTGACGAAGACCGGCGCCGCCAAGGCCGCCGCCGACGGCAAGCCCGGCACCATCGCCCCCACCGGTGAGGGCGGCAAGTCCGCGGGCAAGTCGAAGAACCTGAACCTGCCGATCACCGTGGGCAAGGTCTTCTTCGTTGACGGCAAGGGCCAGGAGCGCTGGTGCTCCGGCACCTCGGTGCAGTCGAAGTACCGCAACCTGGTCGCCACGGCGGGCCACTGCGTGTACGACACCGACACGAACAAGCCGTTCGACAACTTCGTGTTCATCCCCGGCTACTACCAGGGCAAGGCTCCCTGGGGCATCTACGTCGGCGCCAAGGTCAACACCCACGACGACTTCACCGTCTTCGAGGACTACGACTACGACTACGCCTTCGTCAACGTCTATGACGGCGTCAAGCAGCAGGCGGAGAAGGAGGTCGACTACAAGACCTACAAGGCGCACATCGACAAGGGCGGTGTGGGCCGCGAGGACGCCAAGACCGTCGACTTCGAGACCTACGACAGGTGGACCCAGAAGGGCGGCCTCGGCAAGGTCGAGAACGTCTCCTCCGAGGACGAGGTCGGCCCGCAGTTCAAGGGTGCCCTCGCCGTCGCGTCCGAGATCGACAAGTGGGCCTGGGAGAAGGTCGACGGCGACGTCTACGGGCTGAAGGACGACAAGGTCACCCTCAAGGGCAAGACGCTGGACCAGGAGGCGTGGCCCAAGAGCGGCTCCAAGCTGGAGAGCCGCGTCGAGCCCGTCACCAAGTCCGAGTACGACGCCTACAAGGGCTCGGGCTACAAGAAGATCGACGCCAAGGGCAACTACACCATCACCCACTACTACGTGGTGAAGTACATCAAGAAGACCGCGTCCGTGAAGTACGTGATCTTCCGTCACTACATCACCACCGTGGCCTCCGCCGGCCGTCTCGGGGACAACGTCGGCGGCCAGGGCTTCACCTGGAACCAGAAGCTGGGCAAGAAGGTCTTCACCTTCGGCTACCCGACCGCCGCCCACCCGGACGGCAACAAGCCCTACTCCGGGCACACCATGAAGTGGTGCTACGGCACCACCAGCGCCGCCCCCGTCGTCCCGGCGTACAAGGCCGAGGAGCACCAGGCGATCAAGTGCGCCTTCACCCCGGGGGCCAGCGGCGGCCCGTTCCTGCTGCAGTACAAGAGCAGCAAGCGGACCGGCTACCTCAACGGCGTCGTGAGCCTGACGGTCGACAGCGACAAGAACAACCGCTACGACCGGGTCACCACCCCGTACTTCAACGGTGAGACCTACGGCATCTACAAGCACGCCGCCAACCTCTGGACCGGGAAGCTCCCCGGCTAG
- a CDS encoding SSI family serine proteinase inhibitor, translating to MLSVAQGESVTAEARHILLVCDPPYGTHSSPVAACESLARVGGDFARLRPLPNLMCTMSYEPVTVAADGVWNGRTIHYRQTFGNSCSLAGATGPIFL from the coding sequence GTGCTGAGCGTCGCGCAGGGGGAGAGCGTGACCGCGGAGGCCCGCCACATCCTGCTCGTGTGCGACCCGCCGTACGGCACGCACTCCTCGCCGGTCGCGGCGTGTGAGTCCCTGGCCCGGGTGGGGGGCGACTTCGCCCGGCTCAGGCCGTTGCCGAACCTGATGTGCACGATGAGTTACGAACCGGTCACGGTGGCGGCGGACGGCGTCTGGAACGGGCGGACCATCCATTACCGGCAGACCTTCGGTAATTCCTGCTCGCTGGCCGGCGCGACCGGCCCGATCTTCTTGTAG
- a CDS encoding trypsin-like serine peptidase: protein MSPRARRFATTLGALVASGVLAMSAFAGGASADGTYNTTVPGSITSITLTKTSADMKRIAEYWSPARIKQAQDGTPATPEIKPSSGATTATPAAPSTGSATATTAAASGETTTTTANATTYYSSGSTSPIVRPTLPKKSSPATVKSPVTVGKVFFRIGDRDFWCSASSVASKSRSLVATAGHCAYDAKQGRHADYWIFIPGYDKGETPYGVYVGHSLNLHESFVGLGDYDYDYAFVNVHDGFVWKPGKSPNTYEMEPVGKLEDNVGGQGLVVKRGVGQAALAFGYPAAPQIDGSRPYDGQKLRWCSGRTTRRTAPTYLVELGIALKCGFTGGASGGPWLVDYNSATGLGYLNGVNSFAWDVNTDRKFDLISSPYFIASTYNIYRWADSQHAS from the coding sequence ATGTCCCCCCGCGCACGGCGGTTCGCGACCACACTCGGCGCCCTCGTCGCCAGTGGTGTGCTCGCCATGTCCGCGTTCGCCGGGGGCGCGAGCGCCGACGGCACCTACAACACGACGGTTCCCGGGAGCATCACCTCCATCACGCTCACCAAGACGAGCGCGGACATGAAGCGGATCGCGGAGTACTGGAGCCCGGCCAGGATCAAGCAGGCGCAGGACGGCACGCCGGCGACGCCCGAGATCAAGCCCAGCAGCGGCGCCACCACCGCGACACCCGCCGCCCCCTCCACAGGGAGCGCCACCGCGACCACCGCCGCGGCGAGCGGTGAGACCACGACCACGACAGCGAACGCGACGACCTACTACAGCAGTGGCTCGACCTCGCCGATCGTCAGGCCCACCCTCCCGAAGAAGTCCTCCCCGGCCACCGTCAAATCCCCCGTGACCGTGGGCAAGGTGTTCTTCCGGATCGGGGACAGGGACTTCTGGTGCTCCGCCTCGTCGGTGGCCTCCAAGAGCCGCAGCCTGGTCGCCACGGCCGGGCACTGCGCCTACGACGCCAAGCAGGGCAGGCACGCCGACTACTGGATCTTCATCCCGGGCTACGACAAGGGTGAGACCCCCTACGGGGTCTACGTCGGACACTCCCTCAACCTGCACGAGAGCTTCGTCGGCCTCGGCGACTACGACTACGACTACGCCTTCGTCAACGTGCACGACGGGTTCGTCTGGAAGCCGGGCAAGAGCCCGAACACCTACGAGATGGAACCCGTGGGAAAGCTGGAGGACAACGTCGGCGGACAGGGCCTGGTGGTCAAGCGCGGCGTCGGCCAGGCCGCCCTCGCCTTCGGCTACCCCGCCGCCCCCCAGATCGACGGCAGCAGGCCGTACGACGGCCAGAAGCTGAGGTGGTGCAGCGGCCGCACCACCAGGAGGACCGCCCCCACCTATCTGGTGGAGCTGGGCATCGCGCTCAAGTGCGGATTCACCGGCGGGGCGAGCGGCGGCCCGTGGCTGGTCGACTACAACAGCGCCACCGGTCTCGGCTACCTCAACGGCGTCAACAGCTTCGCCTGGGACGTCAACACCGACCGCAAGTTCGACCTCATCTCCTCGCCGTACTTCATCGCCTCGACCTACAACATCTACCGGTGGGCTGACAGCCAGCACGCGAGCTGA
- a CDS encoding trypsin-like serine peptidase, whose product MKHSLLPLGGAALATGLLAAGLSGTAQARPDWATDQLAGSNASALSVARFWAASNYVALKKATAYSPEAATPRLSAGGGYSPDGRPGTIAPIGAENPTPSLVKNVNLPKTIGKVFFVANGQFKWCSATSIQSKYRNLVATAGHCVYDTANNGQTLDRWVFVPGYYQGKAPWGIYVGKQAWTHYDFDVYEDYDKDYAFVTVYNGIGFDRGLKDVGRLGDNVGGQGFTWNQSTGKPVYAFGYPSAPHPDGDKPYSGVTPKYQYGKPSGKVYVSAAEKVEEHVGLKAAFTPGADGGPWLTQYSSSRRLGYVNGVTSLFGDQDKNNRYDLITSPYFDGETADIYKKAANVWSGSIVRK is encoded by the coding sequence TTGAAGCACTCTCTTCTTCCCCTCGGTGGCGCCGCACTCGCCACCGGCCTGCTGGCCGCCGGCCTGAGCGGCACCGCCCAGGCCAGGCCTGACTGGGCAACCGACCAGCTGGCCGGCAGCAACGCGTCGGCCCTGTCCGTGGCCAGGTTCTGGGCCGCCTCCAACTACGTGGCCCTGAAGAAGGCCACCGCCTACTCCCCCGAGGCGGCGACCCCCCGGCTGAGCGCCGGCGGCGGCTACTCCCCCGACGGGCGGCCCGGCACCATCGCCCCCATCGGCGCGGAGAACCCCACCCCGTCGCTCGTCAAGAACGTCAACCTGCCCAAGACCATCGGCAAGGTGTTCTTCGTCGCCAACGGCCAGTTCAAGTGGTGCTCAGCCACTTCGATCCAGTCGAAGTACCGCAACCTGGTCGCCACAGCGGGCCACTGCGTCTACGACACCGCCAACAACGGCCAGACCCTCGACAGGTGGGTCTTCGTCCCGGGTTACTACCAGGGCAAGGCGCCGTGGGGCATCTACGTCGGCAAGCAGGCGTGGACGCACTACGACTTCGACGTCTACGAGGACTACGACAAGGACTACGCCTTCGTCACGGTCTACAACGGCATCGGTTTCGACCGCGGCCTCAAGGACGTCGGCCGTCTCGGTGACAACGTCGGCGGCCAGGGCTTCACCTGGAACCAGTCGACCGGCAAGCCGGTCTACGCCTTCGGCTACCCCTCCGCCCCGCACCCCGACGGCGACAAGCCCTACAGCGGCGTGACGCCCAAGTACCAGTACGGCAAGCCGTCCGGCAAGGTCTACGTCTCCGCGGCCGAGAAGGTCGAGGAGCACGTCGGGCTCAAGGCCGCGTTCACCCCGGGCGCCGACGGCGGCCCGTGGCTGACGCAGTACAGCAGCAGCAGGCGCCTGGGCTACGTCAACGGCGTCACGAGCCTCTTCGGCGACCAGGACAAGAACAACCGCTACGACCTCATCACCTCGCCGTACTTCGACGGCGAGACCGCGGACATCTACAAGAAGGCCGCCAACGTGTGGTC